A region from the Euwallacea similis isolate ESF13 chromosome 23, ESF131.1, whole genome shotgun sequence genome encodes:
- the LOC136416464 gene encoding serine/threonine-protein kinase Wnk-like isoform X8 yields the protein MKAQSLEPSASETRSQKSPPKEHVTTIKTVKTDTETTKIVTTTTSLNRYTFMKLKEEEKRPETQSEKKIRTHSCSSIPYDNIIENLAPFRKRFCNVQLFGDKENEKEAAAAAQETDSDVQRIVEAVLDQVLDMAIEVIEKNQLLPIAKAGELPQGPSEEGEQVKVAEEQKEEEEFEYKSRIRCNTGDILSGLYPPKITHAPSNDTLVDAKSFVEDYEEYHDSCSEMPDSELAVGQILNELGDSVNDAIADRQRLKKKKEKSVKHGGVTSLIPIETDSNAEDDTEVQQNDMRLLEVGTKYNIPKNLFQSAEMTEITEQTIDRHDENADSNLEVEQPVVVNLREREGKEDDDDVFRPIAVSPDGRFFKYEEEIGRGSFKTVYRGLDTQTGVAVAWCELQEKKLNKAERQRFREEAEMLKKLQHPNIVRFYNYWESPGPKRKNIVLVTELMLSGTLKAYLRRFKKINPKVLKSWCRQILKGLAFLHSRGPPIIHRDLKCDNIFITGTTGSVKIGDLGLATLKNRSFAKSVIGTPEFMAPEMYEEHYDEGVDVYAFGMCMLEMATSEYPYSECTGPAQIYKKVISGVKPASFDKVQNPEIKDVIESCIRPRKEDRPKVKDLLQHAFFEEDVGLKVEVVSQEGRKIVFRLRVVDPKKRTHKHKENEAIQFEFDMETDKYDAISAEMAKSGIIFEEDAKTVSQLLKAQIVQINKEREKQEKQNKEQEALAQQLQYQQYLQQQAEQQQQQINQQQQQNTQQQFQQQQAQYQQQQPNILQQMQPDQQQQFQQQQQHNIVQQEQQQYQQPQQQQPQDLQHQFPQQSASQTVMNVAPPEGQAQPQTVIYQQPTAPQATQPQAQPQVDQPQVSPPSGVQLQRQTSVEPNVQSQPIVHKQSAPTQFIQQNYIPEGVAQHAEYIQVAGVNPAPPHESASLQSEMLHPSHGEQHRLSDTQIEIQAQPPSFQQPQNFAPQQQPNFQHQQAYQTQQNFNNEQQQYHQQYQAEQQQQFAQQQQQYQQTQIYQQQTQVYPQQQQPQQQQQMPVYNQQYSQQQSQQYMPPSVEQQQQFVPSQQQPQQQSVDQQVYQQQPQFTQNHVQIPQTQAQPLPVQQPQVQEIAQELSHSMGHRLSTTEIPPMNLEQLQQKLAAQSLKDQHRASTTSLPPMPSFDQSQPDHRRLSTASQPACSQEYTQLQQQTITEELAQQQHYTQLQQQTITEEIVQQQQPHIQEEVVLKNGLAEPILTAEQLAVKLNQQSSAAISGHTQPQNDDMDLSVSEQDHSSSTSADPEPSKRRATKRSSIRHRLIVDSVQADGTVECRLVSKQQTVSFKFNRLDTTASDIIDGMTKQDLLKPGQHEKLRVHLQEVMMELKLRPDQIPECARSGSHGREGRKVRHPSLTRQSHKKSHRRHRSRDETSSQPFNSKLESNTNQNDLQTIKTTLADTIYQNLRCRESLNSSGTVSRKTSTASEYTPEHTYVTNTKGPQGLLKQTSVSYANDSCLVAPQEVPTSVQTQEVNHQEEFRNDIPDHSDAFKTELANSLKQKESPPLIPGQKVNLKVFVMSMGNDTPPQSGAGTPNGEPSAEVSSEGGVDLAKPLEKAELKDLPVKNALLSPQRKISRFLVSPVLSGQLDVPKGLDSEIRESAAENAKVESQDVSPQQTILPTQLPQPPSNQQSILPQQPEPPSNQQPTLSQQPLAGPISIQASQPANLENTGTPLVIQPAQQLAPSEPTASVPSRKISAPLESTRLDVEKPMEQKISVCSLKEDSTRGETGQVCGPELINTIEQLKISLDNLKNSSHPKKEDEPKKVLNNVEVPSAKQPSSQPQPTFTPAPAVTQQQPQFTAVPPAAPTVTQTTVLSQPVPQPQVAPPVISQPQQILQTPPVIEQTQGVPNLQQPQAPILANVPSVVAQPPQYVAPPPSQTIVQPQYTQAPPIQHAPPIQPLTSQQLPQTTPPIEPVTIPVQQTVAQQNFVPMGTVNGQYLPQPQSGVPVTQMTYQTAPAIAQSVISPQQQMMQVPTNQPNEVVYQPQQIYAQPQAMPSSGSVQNLSTVVQPAHFQPSLSVEENLQGYAKKVLPDLKHVIESGSSRSSQASTPQQEMMYDLNFQRNLQQRLSNMGPSAGQYVPPTTAPSSPHALITPLEFPQEPISVVTGLNKLRVESGSGSGSGAASSELLSPVIEVDQQNFNTLNSQTPAQFPIVTDPKIRDLSDLNDQLKKINEKPVNSSEGQAPPQVSDSKTAEIIEEAKRELKLELEKLHEGGTTVSQALQESTPDSAARERRVSRFSVSVVNEPDRSRLTPPNAPNDSKPNFPDPSRKESNDSTSSGGNPAPVNQAGGVSAAGTPLTGAAQYPGLGRGQPVGVASGATGQDFTTVINTTFDSLKTTLVKSLPNTGEELPSEEEISQVRFPHPTITKTPYISLNLDYPARPLRKSLSYVDLKKEIETIMPISKSEDENVRRACVMGRRKSKTFRQFPQIVVVPPEGDNNLTTSMPDIHKSLDDLQTSSLSLVLNNVWDKNISCPDLADSNMFKTPDIQEFNTSAGVFNFKETTAVRARKSNTAAVLEGQCGYKRKKRRLETPTEVIKRNWKSKHSKSMHNLLNEVPKAGVDEQKYHTIHSSEELFSRTNQSSTENIFNHQFVFPPYPDIRTFTHQPSPTCNNCCCPAFSTHRSLSCQNLSCCWRCNVPIFSCDTCPMALDDRERWACSTRHFEARPRRKKAVPIEEYLETYFEGETEETFEEMLNRQKAELNALMEAHRRQQLEYMGKYKRQKDRGDT from the exons attttaaacGAGCTGGGTGACAGTGTTAATGATGCAATAGCCGACAGGCAACGACTGAAAAAGAAGAAGGAGAAATCCGTGAAGCATGGCGGAGTAACTAGTCTAATCCCCATTGAGACTGATTCCAACGCTGAAGACGACACCGAAGTGCAGCAAAACGATATGAGATTACTTGAG GTAGGAACGAAGTACAACATCCCGAAAAACCTGTTCCAAAGCGCGGAAATGACGGAAATCACGGAACAAACCATCGACCGTCATGACGAAAACGCGGACAGCAATTTGGAAGTGGAGCAGCCGGTGGTGGTGAATTTGCGGGAGCGCGAGGGGAAGGAGGATGACGACGACGTATTTCGGCCTATAGCAGTCAGTCCTGATGGGAGGTTTTTCAAATACGAGGAGGAAATCGGCAGGGGCTCGTTCAAAACTGTTTATCGCGGTTTGGACACTCAAACCG GGGTGGCGGTGGCCTGGTGCGAATTGCAAGAGAAGAAACTCAACAAAGCGGAACGACAACGCTTCAGGGAGGAAGCAGAAATGCTGAAGAAGCTGCAGCATCCCAACATAGTGCGGTTCTACAATTATTGGGAGAGCCCTGGTCCTAAAAGGAAAAACATCGTGCTGGTCACTGAGTTAATGTTGAGCGGAACCCTCAAGGC GTACCTTCGccgtttcaaaaaaattaacccaaaAGTCTTAAAATCGTGGTGCCGCCAGATTCTAAAAGGCCTGGCATTCTTACACTCCCGCGGTCCTCCCATCATTCACCGAGATCTGAAATGCGACAACATCTTCATCACCGGCACAACTGGTTCAGTTAAAATTGGCGACTTGGGCCTTGCTACTTTGAAAAACCGGAGCTTCGCCAAATCCGTCATTGGAACTCCAGAGTTTATGGCTCCGGAGATGTACGAGGAGCATTACGATGAAGGGGTAGATGTGTATGCGTTCGGAATGTGCATGCTGGAGATGGCCACCAGCGAGTATCCCTATTCTGAGTGTACCGGGCCTGCACAGATTTACAAGAAAGTTATATCG GGAGTGAAACCCGCCAGTTTTGACAAGGTTCAAAACCCAGAAATTAAAGATGTGATCGAAAGCTGTATTCGACCCAGAAAAGAGGATCGTCCGAAGGTGAAGGATTTGCTTCAGCACGCCTTCTTTGAAGAGGATGTTGGCTTGAAG GTGGAGGTGGTGTCTCAGGAAGGCAGGAAAATCGTCTTCAGGCTACGAGTGGTCGACCCCAAGAAGAGGACTCATAAGCATAAGGAAAACGAGGCCATACAGTTTGAGTTTGATATGGAAACGGACAAGTACGACGCAATTTCAGCTGAAATG GCCAAGTCTGGAATTATCTTCGAAGAAGATGCTAAAACCGTGTCGCAACTGCTAAAAGCCCAGATCGTGCAGATCAACAAAGAGCGAGAAAAGCAAGAAAAACAGAATAAGGAGCAAGAAGCTTTGGCGCAACAGCTGCAATATCAGCAGTATTTGCAGCAGCAAG cTGAACAGCAGCAACAGCAGATAAATCAGCAGCAGCAGCAAAATACTCAGCAACAG TTCCAACAACAGCAGGCTCAATATCAACAGCAGCAGCCAAATATCTTGCAGCAAATGCAGCCCGATCAACAACAGCAATTCCAGCAGCAACAGCAACATAACATCGTTCAGCAGGAGCAACAACAGTACCAGCAACCTCAGCAGCAACAGCCACAAGATCTGCAGCACCAGTTTCCGCAACAGTCGGCCTCACAGACGGTTATGAATGTCGCACCTCCTGAAGGTCAGGCTCAG cctCAAACTGTGATCTACCAACAACCAACGGCTCCTCAAGCGACTCAACCTCAGGCTCAGCCGCAGGTCGACCAGCCACAAGTGTCGCCCCCTTCAGGGGTGCAACTGCAGAGGCAAACTTCAGTAGAGCCTAATGTTCAAAGTCAGCCTATTGTCCATAAGCAATCTGCTCCCACTCAGTTCATACAGCAGAATTATATACCTGAGGGAGTTGCGCAGCATGCTGAATATATACAG GTAGCAGGAGTGAATCCGGCACCCCCTCATGAATCCGCCTCTTTGCAGTCGGAAATGCTGCATCCAAGCCATGGAGAGCAGCACCGCTTGAGCGACACTCAAATAGAAATTCAAGCGCAACCTCCAAGCTTCCAGCAACCTCAAAACTTTGCACCCCAACAACAGCCCAACTTCCAACACCAGCAGGCCTATCAGACTCAACAAAACTTCAATAACGAACAGCAACAGTATCACCAGCAATATCAAGCGGAGCAGCAACAACAGTTTGCTCAGCAACAGCAGCAATACCAACAGACGCAAAT ATATCAGCAGCAGACGCAAGTGTATCCGCAGCAACAGCAGCCACAACAACAACAGCAAATGCCAGTCTACAATCAGCAATACAGTCAGCAACAGTCGCAGCAATACATGCCGCCATCTGTTGAGCAGCAGCAACAATTTGTGCCATCTCAGCAACAACCGCAGCAGCAAAGTGTTGACCAGCAGGTGTATCAACAACAGCCACAGTTCACGCAAAATCACGTACAGATTCCGCAGACGCAAGCGCAGCCACTTCCAGTACAACAGCCGCAGGTGCAGGAGATTGCACAGGAACTATCGCATTCGATGGGTCATCG attgTCAACCACCGAAATCCCTCCGATGAATCTCGAACAGCTACAACAGAAGCTGGCCGCTCAAAGTCTGAAAGACCAGCACCGCGCCTCTACCACCTCTCTTCCTCCCATGCCATCCTTCGATCAAAGTCAGCCGGATCACCGCCGACTTTCCACCGCCTCCCAGCCGGCCTGTTCTCAGGAATATACTCAGTTACAACAACAAACCATTACTGAGGAATTGGCGCAACAGCAGCACTATACCCAGCTGCAGCAGCAAACCATAACTGAAGAAATAGTTCAACAACAACAGCCGCACATACAAGAAGAGGTTGTACTTAAAAACGGTTTGGCAGAGCCCATTTTGACAGCGGAACAGTTGGCCGTAAAGCTGAATCAACAAAGCAGTGCGGCGATTTCGGGGCATACTCAACCACAGAATGATGATATGGATCTATCTGTATCCGAGCAG GACCACTCGTCTTCGACCAGTGCTGACCCAGAACCGTCGAAACGTCGCGCAACGAAACGTTCCTCGATCCGGCATCGACTTATAGTCGACTCGGTCCAAGCGGACGGTACCGTGGAATGCCGACTCGTTTCAAAACAGCAAACGGTCAGTTTCAAGTTCAATCGTTTGGACACGACCGCGTCCGATATCATAGACGGCATGACCAAACAGGACTTGTTAAAGCCCGGACAACATGAGAAATTAAGGGTGCATCTCCAGGAGGTGATGATGGAACTCAAATTGAGGCCCGATCAGATCCCGGAGTGTGCTCGGTCTGGGTCCCACGGTCGCGAGGGGCGGAAG GTTAGGCACCCGTCTCTTACGAGGCAATCCCACAAAAAATCTCACAGGCGGCATCGATCT AGAGACGAGACAAGTAGCCAACCCTTCAACTCCAAACTCGAATCGAACACAAACCAGAACGATCTTCAAACCATCAAAACCACTCTAGCAGATACGATTTACCAGAACCTAAG GTGCAGGGAGAGTTTAAATTCCAGCGGTACTGTTTCGAGAAAAACGAGCACCGCCTCAGAGTATACCCCCGAACACACTTACGTCACCAACACTAAAGGACCCCAAGGATTGCTAAAGCAGACCAGCGTTAGCTATGCTAATGACAGCTGCCTGGTAGCTCCTCAAGAAGTCCCCACATCT gTGCAAACCCAAGAAGTCAACCATCAAGAGGAATTCAGGAACGACATCCCCGACCATTCTGATGCTTTTAAAACTGAGTTGGCCAATAGTTTGAAGCAAAAAGAGTCTCCGCCATTGATCCCCGGTCAGAAAGTGAATCTCAAAGTGTTTGTTATGAGTATGGGCAATGATACTCCTCCTCAAAGTGGGGCTGGAACGCCTAATGGAGAACCATCCGCTGAAGTCTCTAGTGAAG gCGGAGTCGATCTTGCGAAGCCTTTGGAAAAAGCCGAGTTAAAAGATCTGCCAGTTAAGAACGCTTTATTGTCTCCACAACGAAAGATATCTAGGTTTTTGGTCAGTCCAGTCCTCAGTGGGCAGTTGGACGTTCCAAAGGGACTTGACTCGGAGATCCGAGAGAGCGCGGCAG AAAATGCCAAAGTCGAATCGCAAGACGTTTCTCCCCAACAAACTATTCTTCCTACCCAACTACCCCAACCGCCCAGTAATCAGCAGTCAATATTGCCCCAACAACCTGAACCGCCTAGTAATCAACAGCCAACGCTCTCTCAACAACCTTTGGCTGGCCCAATAAGCATTCAGGCCTCCCAGCCTGCTAATCTCGAAAATACAGGGACGCCCCTGGTAATCCAACCAGCTCAGCAACTGGCCCCATCCGAACCTACTGCCAGTGTGCCCAGCAGAAAAATATCAGCGCCATTGGAGAGTACCAGGCTGGACGTTGAGAAGCCCATGGAGCAGAAAATAAGCGTTTGCAGTTTGAAGGAGGATTCTACAAGGGGGGAAACAG GTCAAGTGTGTGGGCCAGAATTGATCAATACAATCGAGCAGTTGAAGATAAGTTTGGATAATTTGAAGAACAGTAGTCATCCTAAGAAGGAGGATGAGCCTAAGAAGGTGCTAAATAATGTTGAG GTGCCTTCTGCGAAGCAACCATCCTCTCAACCACAGCCGACTTTCACTCCTGCTCCGGCAGTGACCCAACAGCAGCCCCAATTTACTGCTGTGCCTCCCGCAGCCCCCACTGTCACTCAAACAACCGTATTGTCACAGCCAGTGCCTCAACCCCAAGTGGCACCTCCTGTTATCAGTCAACCGCAACAGATACTTCAAACTCCTCCCGTTATCGAACAGACGCAAGGAGTGCCGAATTTGCAGCAACCTCAG GCCCCAATTCTCGCGAACGTTCCATCAGTAGTGGCTCAACCTCCACAATACGTGGCTCCTCCTCCTTCACAAACCATAGTGCAGCCTCAGTACACACAAGCCCCACCTATCCAGCACGCTCCTCCCATTCAACCGTTAACATCTCAGCAGTTGCCGCAGACTACACCTCCGATTGAACCAGTTACCATTCCTGTACAACAGACCGTGGCCCAGCAAAATTTCGTACCCATGGGTACTGTTAACGGCCAATATCTACCACAA CCACAATCCGGAGTTCCGGTAACACAGATGACGTATCAAACTGCCCCGGCCATAGCGCAATCGGTCATTTCTCCGCAACAGCAAATGATGCAAGTACCCACTAATCAACCTAACGAGGTGGTTTATCAGCCGCAACAAATTTACGCACAGCCGCAGGCCATGCCTTCCTCGGGGTCTGTTCAAAACCTGTCGACGGTTGTGCAACCGGCGCATTTCCAGCCCTCTTTGTCAGTAGAGGAAAACCTGCAGGGTTACGCTAAGAAAGTCCTACCAGATCTCAAACACGTGATTGAGAG tGGATCTAGTAGGAGCAGCCAAGCTTCGACACCTCAGCAAGAGATGATGTATGATCTTAATTTTCAGAGAAATCTCCAGCAGAGGTTGTCGAACATGGGACCTTCGGCCGGTCAGTACGTGCCCCCTACTACG GCACCTTCTAGTCCCCATGCTTTAATCACGCCATTAGAATTCCCTCAAGAACCGATTTCAGTGGTGACAGGTCTAAATAAG cTTCGAGTTGAATCTGGTAGCGGTTCAGGTAGCGGAGCAGCCTCTTCGGAACTACTCTCTCCTGTAATTGAGGTGGATCagcaaaatttcaacaccctaaATAGTCAAACTCCAGCTCAGTTCCCTATAGTTACTGATCCTAAAATAAGGGATTTGAGCGACTTGAATGATCAACTGAAAAAGATTAACGAAAAGCCTGTG AATTCCAGTGAAGGCCAAGCTCCGCCTCAGGTGTCGGATAGTAAGACCGCGGAAATTATTGAGGAAGCCAAGAGGGAGTTGAAGTtggaattagaaaaattgcaTGAAGGAGGCACGACTGTTAGTCAg GCGTTGCAGGAATCGACTCCTGACTCGGCCGCACGCGAACGTCGGGTCTCACGCTTCAGCGTAAGCGTGGTAAATGAACCCGACCGAAGCAGACTGACCCCTCCAAATGCACCCAACGATTCAAAACCGAACTTTCCCGATCCTTCGCGGAAAGAGAGCAACGATTCCACCTCTAGCGGTGGGAACCCTGCTCCTGTCAACCAGGCGGGAGGAGTGTCAGCAGCAGGCACGCCCCTAACCGGCGCAGCCCAGTATCCCGGTCTTGGGAGAGGACAACCAGTAGGCGTGGCATCTGGCGCTACGGGACAAGACTTCACTACGGTGATCAACACAACTTTCGATTCACTGAAGACAACTCTGGTCAAGTCGTTGCCCAATACTGGTG AAGAATTACCTAGTGAAGAAGAAATCTCGCAAGTGAGG TTTCCTCATCCCACTATCACCAAAACCCCCTACATATCGCTCAATCTAGATTATCCAGCTCGTCCTCTGAGGAAATCGTTGAGCTATgttgatttgaaaaaagaaatagagaCTATTATGCCTATTTCAAAGAGCGAGGATGAGAACGTGCGTCGGGCATGCGTAATGGGCCGCAGAAAGTCCAAGACATTTCGTCAATTTCCTCAAATCGTGGTCGTTCCGCCTGAAGGGGACAATAATCTAACCACGAGCATGCCCGACATTCACAAGTCTTTAGATGACTTACAAACCTCCAGTTTATCTCTGGTTTTGAATAACGTATGGGATAAAAACATATCTTGCCCAGATTTAGCTGACTCGAATATGTTCAAAACTCCTGATATTCAGGAGTTCAATACCAGTGCGGGAGTATTTAACTTTAAAGAAACCACAGCTGTTAGAGCACGCAAGTCAAACACTGCAGCTGTCTTGGAGGGCCAATGCGGTTACAAGCGGAAGAAGAGACGTCTAGAAACGCCCACCGAGGTAATAAAAAGGAATTGGAAGTCCAAGCACTCAAAGTCGATGCACAACTTGCTTAATGAGGTGCCAAAAGCGGGAGTTGACGAGCAGAAATATCACACCATTCACTCCTCAGAGGAACTATTCAGTCGTACCAATCAGAGTTCCACAGAGAACATTTTCAATCACCAATTTGTCTTTCCCCCTTACCCAGATATCAGGACATTCACTCATCAACCATCTCCAACGTGCAATAATTGCTGCTGTCCTGCATTTTCTACTCATCGCAGCTTATCGTGCCAAAACTTGTCTTGCTGTTGGAGATGTAATGttccaattttttcttgtgataCATGCCCAATGGCATTAGATGATAGAGAACGGTGGGCGTGTTCTACTAGACACTTTGAGGCGAGGCCAAGGCGTAAAAAGGCGGTTCCCATTGAGGAGTATCTGGAGACATATTTTGAGGGCGAAACG GAAGAAACTTTTGAAGAAATGCTCAATAGACAGAAGGCGGAACTGAACGCCCTAATGGAAGCGCACAGAAGACAGCAGTTGGAATACATGGGGAAATACAAGCGGCAAAAAGATAGAGGTGACACCTAG